The DNA window ATGGCGCTGTTCTTCGGCGGGTTCACACTTTCACTGGCGGCATCCAAGTGCGGACTCGATCGATCCGTCGCCGCGCTGATGGTCCACTGCTCCCGCGGCAGCCAGCGGGGACTGCTCGCCGCCGTCATGATCGGCACCGCGCTGATGAGCATGTGGATGAGCAACATCGCCGCCGGCGCGATGATGATCGTCACCCTCCGGCCACTGTTCCCGCTCGGCGCTGCCACTTCCGGCGAATTGGCGCGGTTCCGTCAGGCAGTGCTGCTCGGGGTCGCGTTCGCGGCGAACTTCGGCGGCATGGCCACGCCCATCGGCAGCGGGCCGAACCTGATCGCAATCGGTGCGGTCCGCGGCATCTTCGCGATCGACTTTGCGCACTGGATCGCGTTCGCCCTGCCGTTGACGATGTTCATGGTCGCCGTGAGCTGGGTACTGCTGGTGCGGCTCCATGGGGTGAGTGGCCCCATGCACGCGGTCATCATCGACGCGCCGCCGCTCGGCAATCGCGGCAGAGCCGTCATGGTGCTGCTGCTGTTCACGATCGCCGCCTGGTTGACCGAACCGCTTCACCACGTGCCCTCCGGCGTGATTGCGATCGCATTAGCTGGAACCCTCTTTGCCGTTCGATTGCTCGAACCGGCCGACCTCAAGCGCATCGAGTGGGATACGCTGATGCTCATCGCCGGCGGTCTCTCGCTGGGCGAACTGCTCGATAAATCCGGCATCGCCCACACCATGGCCGGATCGCTGCACGGGTCTGCGATGCCCGATGCTTGGCTGCTGCTGGGATTCATCGTTGCCTGTGCCCTGATCTCCGCCGTCGCCAGCAATACCGCCGCGTCGGCGATGCTCATCCAGATCGGCCTGGGCATCAGCCCGACCGCGTCGTTCGCGGTGCTGGTGGCGCTGGCGGCGTCGATGGGCGTTCCATTCGTGATCAGTACGCCGCCGAACGCAATCGCCTACAACCAGGGCGGCCTGCGTCCCCGCGATCTGATGATCCCCGGCTTCATCCTGATGGCGGTCGGCTGCGCGCTGCTTGCCCTGACCGGCCGGTTCGCCCTGCGGACCGCGGGCGTTCCGTAGGTCTCGCGGAGACGTCGCCGACGATGCAAATGCCGCCACCGTTTGACGCTCCGCGCTGCGAACGATAAGATGCCTCCCCGAACGTCGTCAGGAGAGGTGGCCGAGCGGCTGAAGGCGACGGTTTGCTAAACCGTTCTACGGAGTCATATCCGTAGCGAGGGTTCGAATCCCTCCCTCTCCGTTGAATGATCAGCCCGTGACTCCTGCATGCAGGATTCGCGGGTGTATGTAGTTGGACGCCCAAGTTTAGAATCTTGGACAACGACTTTAGACGAGCGTCAAGCGCGCACTTAAAGCCGGGCCTATGCGGCCTGGCTTTTTTTGTGGGCTGATCGAAGGGGCTTTAAACCACCTTCGATGGGCGGCCGAACGGCACCGCCTTGTTCATTGCGACCCGCCTGGCTTCGCAGCTGCAGTCGGGTTCCGATTCCGCACCATCCGGCAGCAGCCAGCGGTTGACCTGCCGTAGATCGGCGATCGCTCGCTTCGCCAGCCGGGCGATTCCTGTCCTGTTCAGCACCCGCGCCACCAGGTCGCCAAGCCCACGGCAGCGGTAATGCCCCCGCGGGCAGAGATCGAGGGCGGCGTGCTCGGCAATGTCCCGGCCGTCCACCACGCAGGGGCACACGCCATTGCAGCGGAACGCGTCCGCGCGGATCAGGCAGCGGTGGCAGGTGGCGAGGTTGCTGTGAAAGTCGGCCATCAGAACACAGGCGTTATCGTGATGGTGCCGTTGGCACCCGGGGAGCCGCCGAAGCCGTAGTTGTTCAGGCAGGGGTTCAGGACGGTGTTTTCGGCGCTGAACACCCACCCAGACTCGCAGTCGTCGGTTTCAGCCAGCGTGCCGTTGAACAACACGCTCTCGCCAGCTGCCCCACCCGTGTCGCCACGCTTACTGATCGTCGCGACCGGCGTGCCAGGGAAGCCAGGGGAGCCGGCCGACAGGTGATTGACGTAGATCCAAAACTGCGTGACCTCGTACACCAGGATGCCCGAGCAGGTGGTGCCCGCTCGCCGCTGCTGGACGATGCCGTCGATGTTGGCCGACCAGCCGCAATAGCCACCGGCGGCGTCGTTGCGTGCAAGGTTGTAGGTGCCGTTGACGGTGCCGCTGACGATCCGGGCCGACTCGCCGCTGACGAACGGGGCGCAGTCGGTGCAGGTGGTCGCCAGATCAACGCCGGCCACCGTCGCGACCAGGCTCTTGGGCACGCGGCCGGCACAGCCGAAGCATACCGCCGACGTGCAATCCCCCATCACGATCTTGCCGGTCTCGGTGAAGAGGATCTTGCCGTCGCGGAACTTGATCGGCCCGTTGAGAAGGTCCACGAACGGCCGAGCGGCCGTTCGTGGCGACGTTCGCCACCGCAGCGGCGGCCGGCGGATCTGGGGAGGCTGGGGGATCATCAGCAGTCCTCCCCGGTGTGCAGGTCGACCAGCTCGCCGGCGTCCTTGGCCTCCAGCACCAGGAACTCGCGGTAGCGGCCTTGGATCTTGTCGTTGTCGCCGTCGACGGTCCACTCGACCAGCGCCGTCACCCAGTCCGTCTTCGGGATCTCCTTGCCCACCGCCCAGAGCTTGATCGTCCCCTCCACGTCGCGATAGGCCAGGGCCGGCGAGAGATCAGGCGGGCTGACGTACTCGCAGGTGGCGAATCGTGAGACGGCCGGGATCTGCTCTTTGACCAGGTCGCCGCTGGCGAACTTCAGTGGCTGGCCGGTTTGGTCGAACAGCTTGTACGTCAGCGTGCAGGTTTCAGTCGGGCTGCCAGCCTTGCCACCGTCCACGCTGGCCAGGCAGGGAAACGTCCCAGGCGGTACCTCGATCGAGTTGCTGGCGAAGCCCAGCGGCACGGCCGGCTGAACGCCGCCGCCCGTGCCGTCGAACAGCCGCTTGGTCTCCGGCCGGACGATCGACGTCCCCGCTCCGCTGCCGTTGCCCGTTCGTTTGCGCACCTGGGCCAGGTAGTACTCGCTCGGCATCCAGTACGTGTTGAGATAGGCGTCGGTCCGCGGTGGGTCCTGGCTGATCCTTACCTCCGACACCCGCCCGCTCAGCTCCACCCGATGGAAGCCTGCCGCCGCCGCCAGCAACGGCTCACGACCGCTGGTGATGACGAACCGCTCCGCCAGCTTGCGGGCCTGCGCCGTCAGCCGGTCCTTGTTGTCTGGCTTGCCCTGCTCCTGGACGAGCTGCATCTCCGGTCGCTGCAGCACCACCGACTTCCCGTCGCTCAAGGCGTTCTGGATTTCGGCATCACCCAGCACGGTCAGTCCGCCGGTGTCCTGACGCAGGCCGAAGTCGAAGTAGACCGGCCGCTTCTGGTCGTCACGAATCTCACGGCTGAACGTCACCCGCAGATCGCCGTCCGCCAGCTCCTTGGCGTGTGCGAAGGGATCGTCGGTGTCGTCCACGTCCAGCGTGATCAACGGCTCCTTCACCGTCAGCACGCTGAACTCCAGGCCCACCGGCGTGCACCGGACGAACGAGCTCGATCGACGCCACCGCCCGGTGATTGGGTCCTTCACCGCGATCTTGGCCTCGACGATCAACCCGGCATCCTGGATCGTCACCGTCTCGCCGCCCTCGGGGTTGCTCTCGTTCTTCAGCCGCTTGACCACCCGGGTGATCGGAGCCTCGCCGAAGTCCGCGCGGCTCAGGCGAATCGAGCGGTAGAGCTGGTCGAGGTAGAGCTGCTGGCGTTCGCGGGCGACGTTCGACAGCTTCCGGCGCAGCGTGGCGATCGGGTCGCCGCCCAGGTCGTCGATCGACTTCAGGTTACGGTAGACGCCGTCCGCGCGGAGCGGGTCCTTCATGACGAACGTCCAGGTGCGATCGGACGGCCCGGTCACCGTCTTGGTCTCGATCGCTGGCGTCGGCCGGCTGGTGACGATCACAGTGCTGCCGCGCCGGTCCACACCCGGCAGCGGGATCTCCGGCAGCTTGTCGGCCGCGGGAAGGTCCAGCGCCGGCCCCTCGCCGAAGAAGTAGACCTTGGTGCCTCCCACCATCTGCGGGCAGAGCACCATGCCGAACGCGTCGAGGATGTCGGCCAGGGCCGTCGCCGCGTGCTGCTCCAGCCCGGCCGTGGTGAGCAGGAACGGAAACTGGTTGACGCCCTCGTGTACACCGGCCACATCCGGAAGACCCATCTGCCCGATCAGGTACTCGATCAGGTCCTTGTTGGTCTTGATCAGATCCTCGGGCCGCTCTTCGTCCTGATCGGCGGCGGTGGCCGCCCGCTTGGCTGGCAGGTTGGCCCGCCCGCCCCTTGGTGCCTTGTACGTCTCCCGCGCGTCCGTCAGCACCACGCGATACTTCTGGATGATCGGAGCGTGCGGCGGGTTGATGTCGCGTGCGATCTCCGCCGCCTGGAAGTCGGCGATCCGCAGATCCTGGATCGTCAGGTCCGGCGTCGTGTCGTTGCTGCTGTAGAACCTCAGGTCGCCCGCGCGTCGCAGATCCGCCGCCAGCGTGGCGTAGCCGGCCGGCGTGCAGGTGAAGCTGTTGCTCGACGGCTCGAACCCCGCCCGCCAGGTGAACTGGCCCTCCAGCGTGAGGGGCACGCCCTTGAAGCGGATGAGGTTGTACGTCACGCCCGACGCCATTTAGAAGTACCCCGGCTGAAGGTTCGCATTCACCGGCCGGCGGAGCTTGCCCAGCCGCTCGGCCGTCACGTCCAGCGACGCCTCGCTCACGAACTCATACTCCCACGTGGTTTCCCGCCGCACTCGATCGACCGGCCGGCACACCACCACCGGCGGCTTGGCCAGCAGCTTGGCGTCCAGGATCGGCTCTGGCGCCTTCAGGTACCGCAGCACGGTCAAGGCACGCCCGCGTTGCACGGCCCGGTAGACCGGGGCTTTCAGACCGAACCTCGGCAGCGTGCCGAAGTATTCGAACACCGGCCGGTCCGCCCCTTCCTTCGTCGTCGTGAACGTGTTGTCCCACTCCAGCAGGTCGTCTCCCTCCGTGCTGCTCAGCATCGAGAACGACGCCTTCACCCGCCGGTCCTGGTGGGTGTTGTAGTCCCACCGTTCTCGGAGGATCGTGCCCGCCGGCCGCACCAGGTCCTTGATCGCAATCGGGTCGCCGCTGAAGGCGAAGTCGATCGACAGCGTCTGCACCTTGCCGTAGTGCTCGTCCAGCTCCGTCGCTCGCACCAGGTCACCGTCGAAGATCTCCGCGCCGGCCGGTGCCGCCGGCAGCGGTGTCGCCAGCTCGGTGAAGGTCAGCGTCCACTCCACCCGATCCTCGGCCACGTTCTTCACTTCCTCGGTCGTCAGGGGCCAGAGGTTGGCCGGGTACAACGCGCGGATGCGTGGTTGGGTTGCGGTGCGGAAGACGGCGGCGGCGTTGGTGCCGCGCCCCTCGCCGCGGTAGGTGACTGCCTTGAGGTTGCTGGCCCGCGTGGCCACCGACACCGAGAAGCTGCTCTGCTCGTCGCCGCCGCCTTCGCCGTCGCCCTGGTTGAGCGACGTTGCGATCTCGAACTGCAGCCTCTTGACCAGCGGGGCCTCTTCGCCGGCCGGCAGCAGCTCGAACGACTTGACGTGCGGCCCGCCCTCCAGCGATTGCGCCGGCAGCACGCTGTACTCGAGCACGCCAGTCAGCCCGGAGATCAGCAGCGGCAGGCCGCTCAGCCGGAACGCCGCGCACACCGCCGCCAGCTTCAGGCCGAAGTCCGCCGCGTCGGTCCCCTGGATGTACCCTTCACCCTTCACGCTGACGGTGGTGCCGATCCTCCCCAGGCCGTCCTTCATCTCGGCCGACTCCGAGGCGGTGTAGTCCACGAGCTGAAAGTCAGCCGTGCCGTACGTGGCCTTGAACAGTGCGTCAAACTCACCGGCCATTAGAGGCCCTCCGCCGTGAGAGACCGGAACTCACCCGACGCCTGCTGTTCTTCCAGCCAACGTCGCAGCTCGCTCATCGACTTGTTGCCGATCTGCCGAGCCAGCGACGCGGCGTCGGTATCCGGGCCGACCTTGATCGTCACCGTCCGCTCCGTCCGACTGTTGCCCAGCTTGGTGTCCACCAGCGGCGTGCCCGATCCGATCAGTGCCCCGCCGGCTCCGCCCACCAACGCCCCGATCAGCAGCCCCAGCGGGCCGAAGAAGCTGCCGACCGTCACACCCAGCCCGACACCCGCCCCGATCCCGCCCGACAGCCCCACGTCGCCGGTAAGGCCGTACGCGAGCCCGCCAACGCCCAGCCCAGCGCCAGCACCCAGCCCCAGGCGTCCGCCCAGGCCGCGAAGCAGTCCGCCGCGTGCGGCACCGCCAACGCCGCCGGCAGCCGCCGCCGCCCCGCCCAGACCGCCCGGGCCGCCGCCGGCCGCCTGGGCCGCGTTGGCCGCGCCGATCCCCGCCGCCAGGGTGAAGTAGCTGCTCGCCAGGTTGGTCACCACCCGCACAGCCGAGATGCCCGCCGCCCCCAGCCCGATTTCCTTGATGTTGTTCAGGATGGCACCGGCGATCGGCAGCACCTGCTGAACTGCCCGGGTCACCGCACCCACCGCCGCCACGATCGCGTCGGCCGCCGCCTGCGCCTTGGCAGCCGCTTCCTGGGGGTGGTCGCGAATCCAGCCCACCACCTCTTCGACGACCGGCCGGAGAGCCCCGCCCAGCCGCTGGCCAAAGCTGGTCGCCACGCCCTCCAGGTTGCCCAGGATCGCCGTCGCGTCCGTCACCACGCCTTTGAAGTTCAGCCCCTCCGCGAACCCCGACCCGAAGCCGCGGTTTAAGGAGCCCCGGGCGTCGGCCAGCGTCGACAGCAGCCCCTTGATCCCCAGGCTGCTCTTGGCCGCGCCATCGGCGAAAGCACCCGTCCCGCTGGTCATCCGGCGGAACGCTTCCTCCACCATGTCGAACGAGATCTTCCCCTTGGTCACTTCGGCGTCGAAGCCGGTGCCCTTGAGCCCCGTCATTTTCTCCAGCTCGCGTCGCAGCGGCACGCCCCGCTCGGCGAACTGGAGCAGCTCCTCGGTCTGGAGCTTGGTCTTGCTCATCACCTGGGCGTAGATCAGCCCGACCTCCTGCAGCGGCTTGTCGGCGATCGCCGCCACGTCGCCCAGGGCCTTGAGCGACGGCAGCACCTTGTCGGCCGCCATCCCGAAGCCCAGGAACTGACGGGCTGTCGCCACGATCCCCGGCAGCTCGAACGGCGTGGCGGCGGCGAACTTCGTGAGGTCCACCA is part of the Humisphaera borealis genome and encodes:
- a CDS encoding SLC13 family permease, whose protein sequence is MADESDEPRPRFTRPTPGRWAALAALLASIALPLLLIDDPRHARATAIAGACLVLWMSEIVPLFATTLLLLAATPLLLGPLDPAAFSLGRVMGWGANPVMALFFGGFTLSLAASKCGLDRSVAALMVHCSRGSQRGLLAAVMIGTALMSMWMSNIAAGAMMIVTLRPLFPLGAATSGELARFRQAVLLGVAFAANFGGMATPIGSGPNLIAIGAVRGIFAIDFAHWIAFALPLTMFMVAVSWVLLVRLHGVSGPMHAVIIDAPPLGNRGRAVMVLLLFTIAAWLTEPLHHVPSGVIAIALAGTLFAVRLLEPADLKRIEWDTLMLIAGGLSLGELLDKSGIAHTMAGSLHGSAMPDAWLLLGFIVACALISAVASNTAASAMLIQIGLGISPTASFAVLVALAASMGVPFVISTPPNAIAYNQGGLRPRDLMIPGFILMAVGCALLALTGRFALRTAGVP
- a CDS encoding tape measure protein, whose product is MSFDAGAATSTLGLNVAPFRQGMLEATAIAQTFPPVVTAFLANPLLGVAALAATVGQAIATGLSSAIGTGLQLAGDMEAATISMEVLLGSAGRAKSMMVDLTKFAAATPFELPGIVATARQFLGFGMAADKVLPSLKALGDVAAIADKPLQEVGLIYAQVMSKTKLQTEELLQFAERGVPLRRELEKMTGLKGTGFDAEVTKGKISFDMVEEAFRRMTSGTGAFADGAAKSSLGIKGLLSTLADARGSLNRGFGSGFAEGLNFKGVVTDATAILGNLEGVATSFGQRLGGALRPVVEEVVGWIRDHPQEAAAKAQAAADAIVAAVGAVTRAVQQVLPIAGAILNNIKEIGLGAAGISAVRVVTNLASSYFTLAAGIGAANAAQAAGGGPGGLGGAAAAAGGVGGAARGGLLRGLGGRLGLGAGAGLGVGGLAYGLTGDVGLSGGIGAGVGLGVTVGSFFGPLGLLIGALVGGAGGALIGSGTPLVDTKLGNSRTERTVTIKVGPDTDAASLARQIGNKSMSELRRWLEEQQASGEFRSLTAEGL